In Aspergillus nidulans FGSC A4 chromosome IV, a single window of DNA contains:
- a CDS encoding uncharacterized protein (transcript_id=CADANIAT00000355) translates to MPAPNNTHSGHFHLLDSDGAIILMLGAVVFLTFALGMMCQLCEVPILFFIRRKQYWYEEDDDLDLEQGLGQTTLNHRMSDFEADTGTGRPTQPRVLDRGLQRAQQPESGHSSRPMTRYGSIQQHMIDVNGVRKLVLVVDIDKYGRESSEASPDEYAEWFERWRQQQQRVAEVAVSEEPLDESAPLLGPWP, encoded by the exons ATGCCAGCCCCAAATAACACACATTCCGGACACTTCCATCTGCTAGACTCCGATGGAGCGATCATCTTGATGTTGGGTGCGGTGGTCTTCTTGACTTTCGCCCTCGGTATGATGTGCCAG CTCTGCGAAGTTCCgattctcttcttcatccgaAGAAAGCAATACTGGtacgaggaagacgacgatctcgatctcgagcAAGGCCTCGGCCAGACAACGCTCAACCATAGAATGTCCGATTTCGAAGCTGACACCGGCACCGGCCGCCCAACCCAACCCCGAGTCCTTGATCGAGGATTGCAGCGTGCACAGCAACCTGAATCTGGACATTCATCACGACCAATGACTCGTTACGGGAGCATTCAGCAACACATGATAGACGTGAACGGGGTCCGAAAGCTAGTCCTAGTCGTTGATATCGATAAGTACGGTCGTGAGTCCAGCGAGGCTTCGCCAGACGAATATGCGGAGTGGTTTGAGCGATGGCggcagcaacaacagcggGTGGCTGAAGTGGCGGTTTCTGAAGAGCCCCTGGACGAGAGCGCACCGTTATTAGGCCCTTGGCCATGA
- a CDS encoding ankyrin repeat domain-containing protein (transcript_id=CADANIAT00000356) → MPPSQKKEILPSHSLALLQSAVFHRFCFYHHRHIMDNLTFLLAAATGNTTAIEQGYLSNKSILTATNPDGRTALHLAALHGHIAVIQQLITYGATLSAKDSNGQTALHLAAQGSAPAPDIVGLLLQNDSGSACSIRDKNGKTAVFYAYHNPNDRVLAEFQKYAPTCGSGCALTPSIILDTGVSDYFGTDAQVQVSASSGQRRTPTERTAIKS, encoded by the coding sequence ATGCCTCCCTCgcagaaaaaagaaatctTGCCCTCCCACTCTCTCGCTCTCCTCCAATCTGCGGTCTTCCATCGGTTTTGCTtttatcatcatcgccaCATCATGGACAATCTCACGTTTCTCCTCGCCGCGGCCACCGGCAATACCACCGCCATCGAGCAAGGCTACCTCAGCAACAAATCCATCCTGACAGCCACCAATCCTGACGGCAGAACTGCTCTCCACCTCGCCGCCCTTCATGGCCACATCGCCGTGATCCAACAGCTCATCACCTACGGTGCAACCCTCTCCGCAAAGGACTCAAACGGCCAAACAGCCCTGCATCTCGCAGCACAAGGGTCTGCGCCCGCGCCTGATATCGTcgggctcctcctccaaaacGACAGTGGCTCAGCCTGCTCCATTCGCGACAAAAACGGCAAGACTGCCGTTTTCTACGCCTACCACAACCCCAATGACAGGGTGCTCGCTGAGTTCCAGAAATACGCCCCGACTTGTGGCTCAGGATGCGCCCTTACGCCGTCGATCATCCTAGATACCGGGGTGAGCGATTACTTTGGCACGGACGCCCAGGTACAAGTCTCCGCCTCCTCTGGACAGAGGCGGACACCCACGGAACGAACCGCCATCAAGTCTTGA
- a CDS encoding TDA10 family protein (transcript_id=CADANIAT00000357), translating into MPEIFDDKSQHCIPFLLQRLKAHQARHSNDPANTPPFFLGLNGVQGAGKTVLVSTLNSILRSPPYSLAVVTLSLDDLYLTHEDQVSLAKSNPTNPLLQHRGQPGTHDLPLAQSVFSALRAGRPTAIPQYDKSAFSGQGDRVPMEQWETVNVEGQEQIKVLIFEGWSVGFRAWDDDILKQKWEDAVKRKEQDKEYRGRLGHVKFEDVRKVNEALRGYDVLTDQLDALIHIDAQDNHFVYEWRQEQERTLRATKGIGMTEEQVNRFVDGYYPSYELYSEALRAGAFRPIPYSTTASASPEGWEGRQLRLVVDKGRKVQEVIKI; encoded by the exons ATGCCGGAAATCTTCGACGACAAGTCCCAACACTGCAttccctttctccttcagcgtCTGAAAGCCCACCAGGCGCGGCACAGCAACGACCCCGCCAATACCCCGCCCTTCTTTCTTGGACTGAACGGCGTCCAGGGCGCCGGGAAGACAGTCCTG GTGTCCACCCTCAATTCAATCCTCCGCTCTCCGCCCTACTCCCTCGCCGTGGTAACACTCTCCCTCGACGACCTTTACCTCACACACGAAGACCAAGTATCCCTCGCAAAAAGCAACCCGACGAACCCGCTTCTCCAGCACCGCGGCCAGCCAGGAACACATGATCTCCCGCTTGCGCAATCCGTCTTTTCAGCTCTACGCGCTGGCCGTCCTACGGCGATCCCGCAGTACGATAAGTCCGCGTTTAGCGGGCAAGGTGATCGTGTCCCTATGGAACAGTGGGAGACTGTGAATGTCGAAGGACAAGAGCAGATCAAGGTTCTTATCTTCGAGGGGTGGAGTGTGGGATTCAGAGCTTgggatgatgatatcttgaAACAAAAATGGGAGGATGCGGTTAAGAGGAAGGAGCAGGATAAGGAGTACAGAGGGAGACTGGGACACGTGAAGTTCGAGGATGTCAGGAAGGTTAATGAGGCATTGAGGGGCTACGATGTTTTGACCGA CCAGCTTGATGCGCTGATACATAT CGACGCCCAAGACAACCATTTCGTCTACGAGTGGcggcaggaacaggaacggACACTGCGAGCCACAAAAGGTATCGGAATGACCGAGGAGCAGGTTAACCGCTTTGTCGACGGCT ATTACCCTTCCTACGAGCTTTACAGCGAGGCTCTCCGCGCAGGAGCATTCAGACCGATTCCGTATTCGACTACGGCATCTGCGTCGCCGGAGGGCTGGGAGGGGAGACAACTTCGATTGGTTGTCGATAAAGGTAGGAAGGTGCAAGAGGTCATCAAGATATAG
- a CDS encoding 60S ribosomal uL30 domain-containing protein (transcript_id=CADANIAT00000358), whose amino-acid sequence MASTATTVPTQDQVLVPETLLKKRKSQEQARAAAREEAAKKKAANKEKRAVIFKRAESYVQEYRNAEREKIRLARVARQEGNFYVPEEPKLIFVVRIKGINKIAPQPRKILQLLRLLQINNGTFVKLTKATQEMLTIINPYVAYGYPNLKSVRELIYKRGYGKIDKQRVALTDNQIIEEHLGKYGIVCMEDLIHEIYTVGPNFKQANNFLWPFKLSNPTGGFRTRKFKHYIQGGDTGNREENINALIRQMN is encoded by the exons ATGGCCTCGACTGCTAC CACCGTCCCTACTCAGGACCAGGTCCTCGTCCCCGAGACCCTCCttaagaagcgcaagagcCAGGAGCAGGCTCGCGCTGCTGCCCGTGAGGAGGCcgccaagaagaaggcc GCCAACAAGGAGAAGCGTGCCGTCATCTTCAAGCGCGCCGAGTCTTACGTTCAGGAGTATCGCAATGCTGAGCGCGAGAAGATCCGCCTGGCCCGCGTTGCTCGCCAGGAGGGTAACTTCTACGTTCCTGAGGAGCCCAAGCTGATCTTCGTTGTCCGTATCAAGGG TATCAACAAGATCGCTCCTCAGCCCCGCAaaatcctccagctcctccgtctcctccagATCAACAACGGTACCTTCGTCAAGCTCACCAAGGCCACCCAGGAGATGctcaccatcatcaacccTTACGTTGCCTACGGTTACCCCAACCTCAAGTCTGTCCGTGAGCTCATCTACAAGCGCGGCTACGGAAAGATTGACAAGCAGCGCGTCGCTCTTACCGACAACCAGATCATTGAGGAGCACCTTGGCAAGTACGGCATCGTCTGCATGGAGGATCTGATCCACGAGATCTACACTGTCGGACCCAACTTCAAGCAGGCCAACAACTTCCTCTGGCCCTTCAAGCTCTCCAACCCCACTGGTGGATTCCGCACTCGCAAGTTCAAGCACTACATCCAGGGCGGTGACACTGGTAACCGTGAGGAGAACATCAACGCCCTCATCCGCCAGATGAACTAG
- a CDS encoding ESCRT-II subunit protein SNF8 (transcript_id=CADANIAT00000359) — protein sequence MASRRGVGLGAFANRTQATQSYANHGANLRSTHTSSLQTQLSVFQTLLHNFALEHSSTIKSNPTFRAEFARMCNAIGVDPLAASNVKGKNGRKALGDGSSFWTQIMGGDMNDFYFEVAVRVVELCRETRRENGGLIGVEECRKRVGKGRAIGSGLEVTDDDILRAVKALEPLGSGFSTILVGSKQYIRSIPKELNTDQATVLEVIQVLGYVSVSMLQINLNWEKARAKTVMDDLLADGLVWVDLQSAEEEYWSPQNLVSDGDAG from the exons ATGGCCTCTCGTCGGGGCGTTGGGCTCGGCGCCTTCGCGAACCGTACCCAAGCCACGCAATCTTATGCCAACCATGGCGCAAATCTACGGTCTACACACACTTCCTCGCTGCAGACCCAGCTCTCCGTATTCCAGACCCTCCTTCACAACTTCGCGCTAGAACATAGCTCAacaatcaaatcaaatcCTACCTTCCGCGCGGAGTTTGCTCGTATGTGCAATGCCATCGGCGTCGACCCGCTCGCAGCTAGCAACGTCAAAGGCAAGAACGGACGCAAGGCCTTGGGTGACGGCTCCAGCTTTTGGACACAGATTATGGGCGGTGACATGAATGACTTCTATTTTGAGGTTGCTGTTCGGGTTGTCGAGCTTTGCCGCGAGACTCGAAGGGAGAACGGGGGCTTGATTGGTGTCGAGGAGTGCCGGAAGCGTGTCGGGAAAGGTAGGGCGATAGGCAGTGGACTTGAGGTTACTGA CGACGACATTCTCCGTGCAGTCAAGGCACTCGAGCCGCTGGGGTCTGGCTTCTCTaccatcctcgtcggcaGCAAACAATATATCCGTTCAATTCCGAAAGAGCTGAATACAGACCAAGCGACTGTGCTCGAGGTCATACAGGTCTTAGGCTACGTCAGCGTTTCAATGCTTCAAATCAATCTAAACTGGGAAAAGGCTCGCGCAAAAACCGTTATGGATGATCTTCTAGCAGATGGTCTTGTTTGGGTGGATCTCCAGTCCGCGGAGGAGGAATACTGGTCACCCCAGAACCTCGTTTCGGACGGCGACGCTGGCTGA
- the nip1 gene encoding translation initiation factor eIF3 core subunit c (transcript_id=CADANIAT00000360) encodes MSRFFYGNDSDSDSSGSDEEELYSDEEVEQSEEESSEEDASSEEESSEDEDAGKAGASRFMKDVSDSEESEEEDVVKVVKSAKNKRLEELESTIKLIDNAQKINDWAVISSEFDKMNRQVVKVLQSGPVPKIYVKTVADLEDFVNETVAKQKSSNKKMNASNAKGFNAIKQKIKKNNKEYAAQIEKYRADKDSYMESDEEEEKKPAIAAPRLSKLERVEAPVAVAGDDDGFETVVRGKTLQYTPESILKHLRVIVESRGKKNTDRLEQIKTMEKLLEVAQTPYQRIRVYLTLISTRFDLSTTSTAAYMSVEQWKAAEQELSTLLSVLEKERNYVVSEGAEEWEDDEKQPQVAAGETFYIPGSIVSYVERLDDELTRSLQHIDPHTAEYIERLSDEKQLYTNLVRTQIYVEGLTKLEKTELRQDSLNRVVMRRLEHIYFKPSQVITILEEGTDKALPSELETSITTRGNSDAQTLVQTLCNYLFRNSDGILRARAMLAQIYFLALHDQYYRARDLMLMSHLSENIANFDVSSQILFNRTLVQIGLCAFRAGLIYEAQNTLSEICGSGRQKELLAQGIILQRYSTVSPEQERLERQRQLPFHMHINLELLECIYLTSSMFLEVPLMAQTSSSPEMKRRVISKTFRRMLDYNERQVFTGPAENTRDGVIMSAKFLAAGDWKKAAEMLNSIKIWDLMPQPEKIKEMLSQQIQEEGLRTYLFTYAPFYDSLSISTLSTMFELSEKKIAAIISRMISHEELGAALDQVNDAIVFRKGVELSRLQSQIVTLADKSMNLLEANEKTLEQRTQGMANAFQRDQGAGARGGRGPRGGGQARGGPRLPGGQQRRPGGQQFGGGALGGAIKA; translated from the exons ATGTCGCGCTTTTTCTAcggcaacgacagcgacagcgacagcagcggctccgatgaggaggagctctacagcgatgaggaggtcgagCAGTCCGAGGAGGAATCcagcgaggaggatgcctCTTCGGAGGAGGAGTCttccgaggatgaggacgctGGAAAGGCCGGTGCCAGTCGTTTCATGAAGGATGTGAGCGACAgtgaggagagcgaggaggaagatgtggTCAAGGTCGTGAAGAGTGCGAAGAATAAGAGGTTGGAGGAACTCGAGAGCACGATCAAACTGATTGATAATGCTCAGAAGATCAACGACTGGGCAGTTATTTCGTCAG AGTTCGATAAGATGAACCGTCAGGTAGTCAAGGTCCTCCAGTCTGGCCCCGTTCCCAAAATCTATGTCAAGACCGTTGCGGACCTCGAGGATTTCGTCAACGAAACTGTCGCCAAGCAAAAATCGTCgaacaagaagatgaatGCCAGCAACGCCAAGGGTTTTAACGCCAtcaagcagaagatcaagaagaacaacaaGGAATATGCTGCGCAGATTGAGAAATATCGAGCGGACAAGGATAGCTACATGGAgagcgatgaagaggaagagaagaagccTGCCATCGCTGCCCCTCGGCTGAGCAAGTTGGAGCGCGTCGAGGCGCCTGTCGCTGTTGCTGGAGACGACGATGGTTTTGAGACCGTTGTCCGAGGAAAGACCCTTCAGTACACGCCCGAGAGTATTCTGAAGCATCTGCGTGTTATCGTCGAGTCgcgaggaaagaagaataCCGACCGTCTCGAGCAGATTAAGACCATGGAGAAGCTCCTGGAGGTGGCCCAGACGCCTTACCAGCGCATCCGTGTCTACCTCACTCTCATCTCCACACGTTTCGACCTTTCTACCACATCTACCGCTGCGTACATGAGCGTCGAGCAATGGAAGGCAGCTGAGCAAGAATTGTCTACCCTGCTTTCCGTTCTCGAGAAGGAGCGCAACTATGTTGTCAGTGAAGGTGCCGAGGAAtgggaggacgatgagaagCAGCCTCAGGTTGCTGCTGGCGAGACTTTCTATATCCCTGGCAGTATCGTTTCTTACGTTGAGAGACTGGATGATGAGCTCACGAGGTCTCTACAACATATTGACCCCCACACCGCCGAGTACATTGAACGCCTAAGTGATGAGAAACAGCTGTATACCAACCTTGTGCGGACCCAGATCTACGTTGAAGGCCTCACaaagctggaaaagacgGAACTACGCCAGGATAGTCTTAACCGAGTGGTGATGAGGAGACTCGAGCATATCTACTTCAAGCCTTCCCAGGTTATTACAATTCTGGAAGAGGGCACCGATAAGGCCCTTCCCTCCGAGCTGGAGACCTCTATCACAACTCGCGGCAACAGTGATGCCCAGACCCTCGTGCAGACGCTTTGCAACTACCTGTTCAGGAACAGCGACGGTATCCTTCGAGCGCGTGCTATGCTCGCCCAGATCTACTTCCTTGCTCTCCACGACCAGTACTACCGTGCTCGCGACCTGATGCTCATGTCCCACTTGTCCGAGAACATTGCCAATTTCGACGTGAGCTCTCAGATCCTCTTCAACAGGACGTTGGTTCAGATTGGTTTGTGTGCTTTCCGCGCTGGTCTCATTTACGAGGCTCAGAACACCCTCTCGGAAATTTGCGGCAGCGGTCGCCAAAAGGAGCTTCTCGCCCAGGGTATCATCCTGCAGCGTTACTCCACCGTCTCCCCTGAACAGGAGCGTCTCGAGCGCCAACGCCAACTCCCCTTCCACATGCACATCAacctcgagctgctcgagtGCATCTACCTCACTTCTAGTATGTTCCTCGAGGTTCCTCTGATGGCCCAAACCTCATCGTCTCCCGAAATGAAACGTCGCGTCATTTCCAAGACCTTCCGCCGCATGCTCGACTACAATGAGCGCCAGGTCTTCACTGGCCCTGCAGAGAACACCCGTGATGGCGTCATTATGAGTGCTAAGTTCCTTGCTGCCGGTGACtggaagaaggccgccgagATGCTTAACTCCATCAAGATTTGGGATCTCATGCCTCAACCAGAGAAAATCAAGGAGATGCTTTCCCAGCAGATCCAGGAAGAGGGTCTCCGCACATACCTCTTCACCTATGCCCCGTTCTACGACAGcctctccatctcgaccCTGTCTACCATGTTCGAGCTTtccgagaagaagatcgccgCAATCATCAGCCGCATGATCTCGCACGAAGAACTCGGTGCAGCCCTCGACCAGGTAAACGACGCCATTGTTTTCCGCAAGGGCGTCGAGCTTTCCCGCCTGCAGTCCCAGATCGTCACCCTCGCTGACAAGTCCATGAACCTTCTCGAGGCTAACGAGAAGACCCTTGAGCAACGGACGCAGGGCATGGCCAATGCTTTCCAGCGCGACCAGGGCGCTGGCGCCCGTGGCGGCCGTGGTCCCAGAGGTGGCGGCCAGGCCCGTGGCGGACCCAGGTTACCCGGAGGTCAACAGCGTCGGCCCGGTGGTCAGCAGTTCGGTGGCGGTGCATTGGGTGGAGCGATCAAGGCATAA